TGGTAACCCTGCGCATAAACTTCCTGCAAAACCGGCAGGATTATCAAAGCTACCGACAACATTGTAGGTGATGGAATGTGAAGACAGTATATTGAAAAATTGTAATATACCGTATCCGGCTTGAAGAAAACAAGATATAATAACCGTGTAGTAACAACATTTTGCATTGCAAATAAACCTTTTTCCTCGGAAAAGATAAAATGAAAAAAAACATCCAATTACTCCTAATCCTGTGAACATAAACATCCATTTAGGGAAAATTTGGGAATCTGTAAATGTGTTTGCATTTACGAATAAGACTCCCAAACTCAACAGAAAATATAGAATAGAAGAAACTGGAATGCTTTTCATTTATTTATATTAGTTGCTGTTTCAAGGCTCTAAGACGAAATATTTGGTGAAATCTTCACTGTGAGTCGCACCTTTTTCGTCTTTGAAGAAAAGATTTCCGTAGCAGGTTCCTTGCAGCTTTCCTTCGACTTCGTTATATTTTACAATTGGCAGGTCGTTGCATGTAATCTCTATTCCAGAGTAACTAATACACTCTAATTCATTTTTTATCGGATATACTTTTTTATTCATTTTGTCATATCCATAAATCACAGTTAGTTTATAATGCGCGTCATAGCCGTCCCTGCTGGAATAAATAATACCGCTTTTTTTCCTGCATTCTAAGATTTCGGTGTTCCAATTTGTCAAGGAGTCAATTTTAAATTCATCAGCTACACAAAATAAAGAGCCTTTTTCGATATTGTATGAACCATTTTGGATTCTTGACACAGTATTTTGCAAGAGGTGAAGTATTTCTTTTTTTCTTTCTTGAGAGATATCTTTTTTGAGAAAAGAGTAGTCAATTTGAAAAACAGAACTCATGACTTCCCATAATTTATATTCCTCATGATTAACTTTTTCTTTGACCCACTGTGGTACTTCGTCCAATTTGGAGTATTCCTGAGCATTGCATTTAAATGGCAGATTACAAATCCCTGCAAAAAATAGGACGAATAATAATTTATAGATGGACGTATGATTGGTATTTAGAATGTTGTTCATGGTGACTATTATTTTTAATTGTTCTATAACTTTTTTCAAGATCTGAATAGAAAATCACAAAAGAGTACTAACTGTACCAAGATTAATCTTGTGTATATTCAAATTGATCATGGGATCATGAATCCTGTCTTTTGTACAGTTACCTCAACCTTTCTGGATCCATCTTTGAATGATAAAGTTCCGCTACACGATGCGGCTATTAATTTCTTATCCTTATCGTAAGAAACACTGGAAGCACCAGAAAAACTCGGGTCATTTCCTAAATATGGTGATCCCGTATAAACACTCGATGACGTAATTGTAACATCATCATCGGATTTTTTGTAAGTAACAGCAGCTTTTATATAGGGACCTAAGCTATGTGTATACAATGTACATCCATTTGTCTTATATTCAGCTCCTCCTTCTGGTGATCTTGTTGCTATTCTGCCAAAATATTGTGAGTCTGATAGGGTGGTGCCATCTTCATCTGCTATATTTAGGAATCCTTCATATTTATTAATCTGCCCTTTTTCTATTCTTTCACAGATGTTGTTGATGCAATCATAGATTTCTTTTTTCCTTTTTTCTGAAATATCCTTTTTTAAAAAGGAATAATTTATTTCATACCTTGAACTCATGGTTCTCCATAGTTCGTATTCTTTAGGTGTCACTTTTTCACTAACCCAATCAGGAATAGTATTGAGAGGAGCGTACTCTGGATTTTCTTCAAATGATTGCATCGGTTCATTTACAACCCAGTCTTCATTTTGTTCGCATGCCATTAGTGATATAAAAATACATAATGACATTAAATGTCTTAATCGATTCATAAGTGATATTTATTTAAAATTAAATGGATGTCATGTTCTTTTTTAGGACTTCATACTCTTTTTGCAAAGGTACGAATCTTTTAAGTGTGAAAAAAGGGAATGTTACACTTGATTTTGTGGTTTATGATTGATATTCAAACTATTATCATTGCAAAAAAAAGGTATTATCCATTGAATTGTAACAATCGTCCTATTGTTTTAATCTAAAAAAGTCTGATTTCAATACAGACACCCTATTTATTACTTGGGGAATGCAATAAAGAAATTCCGGTAAATCAGACAATAATTGCCGCAGTTTATAATTATGTCCGTTATTTGTTTGTATTCTAATAATAATTAGAGTATATTTGTAAGAATGTATAACACAATGAAGTTAACTTGACTTCATCAACAAAACTATTATATGATGAAAAAAATCCTTTTCTTAATGGTGATCTGCGTAGCCACATCGCTTACTTCTATTTTACCGGCTTCGGCTCAGAATTCAGACCAGACCGACGAGTACAAAACTTTACTAAAAAAGATCATGACGCTTTCCGGCAGTTCGGCATCCTCTGAAGCTATAATGTCTCAATTGATGTCGAGTATGAAAAATGGGCCTTTCCAACAAGATGAGGCTTATTGGAAAGATTTTGCTTCAAAATGGACACGGAAGATTGAAGATAAAGTCATGGAAGTATATGCTCCTATTTACCAGCAACACATGACATTAGATGAACTGAAAAAAGTGGTTGCTTTTTATGAATCTCCTGCGGGAAGAAAACTTGGGGAGACTGCAACTGCCGTTGCAACTGAATCAATGCCGATGATACAACAGCTGTCAATGGAAATGGTGCAGGAAATGATGCCGAAGCTTCAGAAATCAAGAGAGTTGGTAAGGGATGACGCTGCCGAACAGGCCAAGACACGCGATCAAAAGTTATTTGATGCGGCTTATACAGCTCCTAAAGATAGCATAGAGATCGTTGCCGATAGAACCTATGAGCATGGCATGGGTACAAAGCCTTTATTGCATTCTATTGAAAGAAGGAAAGATGATACTAAAGTAACGTTCCTGCAACCCATCTATTTCGACTGGCAATGGATGTACTATAGCCCGGGATTTAAAATAGTAGATAAGAAAACCGGTGATGAATACATGGTGAGAGGATACGATGGTGGCGCACCTATGGATAAGTTGATGATTATTAAAGGTTGCAATCGTAAATACATATATGTCAGCCTG
This sequence is a window from Bacteroides thetaiotaomicron VPI-5482. Protein-coding genes within it:
- a CDS encoding DUF2059 domain-containing protein translates to MMKKILFLMVICVATSLTSILPASAQNSDQTDEYKTLLKKIMTLSGSSASSEAIMSQLMSSMKNGPFQQDEAYWKDFASKWTRKIEDKVMEVYAPIYQQHMTLDELKKVVAFYESPAGRKLGETATAVATESMPMIQQLSMEMVQEMMPKLQKSRELVRDDAAEQAKTRDQKLFDAAYTAPKDSIEIVADRTYEHGMGTKPLLHSIERRKDDTKVTFLQPIYFDWQWMYYSPGFKIVDKKTGDEYMVRGYDGGAPMDKLMIIKGCNRKYIYVSLLFPKLKKNVKEIDIIEALTDKEELPSNDDGKAKSYFDVKVDDYLVLSRENKKVYY